taatacttaattcatgtgAATATGAGTTGAATATAAGTTGTAAGACAGAAAGATGTAAAATCTTACACTCAAATTGTAACGAAAAATATGGTTGTACATATAATCCACATCCATAACACAagaaacagtccacacctgtggagtaacagtcagcgcgtctggcctgaaaccaggtgccccgggttcgaatcccagtcggggcaagttacctggttgaggttttttctggggttttccctcaacccagtacgagcaaatgctgggtaactttcggtgctggactccggactcatttcaccggcattccattcagacgctaaataacctaggtgttgatacagcgtcgtaaaataacccaatgaaataaaataaaaaataaacaagaaacaaacaTATCTAACAGACGTCATTTGCTCCTAGTACAACACGTCAGGCCATCACAGTGGTTGTCAAGATTTTGAGTTTTTAAACTATGTACTCGGATTTGATCCTAATAATTCAGAAATGATAAGAAGTTACGAAATACCTAAGAGATGAGCTTCTCGGAAAAGGTGACGACAAGTTGACGGTCTGTTCCAGTGGCAGAGCAGAGTGCGGGTGCATCTAGTCTACCTGACCTACCGATGGTTCCTAGCGCTGCTGTTCGTGGCCACGATGATCTTCTCCATCTGCGACACAGGGCGCAGCCCCAAGAGCACGGGCCTGCGCTACATCAGCAAGTGGCCCATCTACCTCACCAACTGGGGCTACACCGTGTGCACCCTGCAGGCGGTGCTGGGCGCCTACCTGCTCACCCAGCGCCTCATCATGGAGCGCAAGCCAGGTCAGCCCTCGTCCTCCTTGTGTAGCTGCTGCCACCTCTTCGACTTCATTCATGCACTGTGAATTCACTTCTTGTTGCAGGTTTCACAGCCAACGCCTCACAGATGTCTCTGAGCTATAAAGTTTACTGGGCTCTAAACACGACTGGAGTTGTCATGGCCATTGGCATTTCAGTTGCATACTGGCTCACAGTGTATGATCCAGGTGGGTAGTCTGCCAGTCATCTTACGAAATGGCCTGCTGTCACTTCCTAAATCTCCCTCCAAAGTCACGTGACCCACGCTTGCACATCCAGACTGCTGCCTCCACTGACACTGTATAGGCACTTCACTGGtacaaaatcattaaataaattatttcaacaattttagCATTCTAATTATCCATACAATGAAGTGTGCTGTctgatattaatttacaattttattctagtgtctctttttcatatatattttcaccTTGATATCATCAATATTATCTTCGTCTCATATTCATTTTGTTCCcccacattttcatttttgtcgtctcttcaattatcaataatattattcatCTCAATCTTCATGTTCTTCATCTTCATTATCTTCCAATTCTATTACCTTaatgttattatttcaccatGTCCATCATCTTCATCCTCATTTTGCCCTTCATTATCTTCGCTTCATGTTGTCCATCATCTTCACCAGGTCTTCCTTCACTTGTccattatcttcttcttcatcatcttcaatTCATCTTATCCACTATATCCTTCTTCAGTTTGTTTCTGTGcctgtaataatattttgttggGCCTGATAACAGATTAACTGACGTGAAGGTCTTTTTCTACCGGAGCAAACTCGTATCACACTTATTCAATGTCATTACGAATGTGGACAAAGATTTCCACCTGCTTTTCGGAGGTTTTAGCCCATAATGGTTCAAGAGGTATTTCCAGAAGATTGTATCAGAATCTGAAGAAATTGGTTGTTACAGATGAAAAGAGATCAGGAAAATCTACAGTGACAACAGATAATAGTTGCTGAAGTTTATATCATATGCAGTGTCAAACTAGTATGGCCCCTGGAGATGTGCAGCACGATCTGGCGACTTAAACTTTATCCATTATTAATAATGCAAATAAGGGGAAGAAGTTGAACAAAATGATTTTAATACTGGTTCAGTACTGTACCGTAACATCACTTTTATGATACAAAAAGAATGTCGAATATAGGACAGAGTTGAAAATGGGAGATGTTTCTTCTGTATATTTCGGAATCCTACTTTACTCACCCCAAATTggtgtttttcttaaaataaagcCGAGGCTACAAACAACACCTACTGAATACAAATGGCAGTACACTATCGGTGAATAAAGTATCATCTGCTGCATGGAGAcgtagaattaaaataaaaagagaagcaaaatattccttctttacttacGAGACTGCATTTCTACCTAACCTTGTCTTTGACAGTGCAGGTAAAATTTATTATCACTAATCTAATTCTTATCAAACGCTACCTAACCTTGTTACTGACAGTAGAACTACCTGTCACTGGCAGTGCGGCTACTTGGCACTGGCAGCAGGTCAACTTATCATCAAACGctacctaaccttgtcacaaAGAGTGAGGAAGGCTACCTTTCACTGGCAGTGAAACAACTTGTCATGGGCACTGGGCTACTGGTCACCATCAAATCATACCTAACTTTGTCACAAAGAGCGAGCCAACACATCACTGAGGAGGACTACTTGTCACCGTTACTCCCTGCCTATCCATGTATACACACTTGAATAACGACTTTGCATTGCAGTTGTTCGTAACATAAGTAAGCTGAATAGTTTAATCTGCATCAGTTAGCAGAAGACACGCCTGAATCACTTATAATAATCAGATGCAAAATCCGAGTTATCACATTCATAGTCTTGTAACACTTGATTGAAAGCATATTTATGGAATATTGTTAACTTATATATTtgaatgaaataaagaagaaacagtGCTTGAAGATGAATCAGAAACAGCGCTACCCAAAACTTACTAACAAGATATTAAATTAATAGCATGATTTCGCTGTGCAAGTGAGAACTCAAATTCAGATGGATCCGCAGTGGCTGGATACTGTGAAGTGTTCTGACTCGCTAAGCATATTTCCAATTTAATGGTGGTGTAAACACTCATAATTAATTACAGAATTTGGTCTTTTAATAACCAACTTTACGATTTGAAAGTTACCATACTTTTGGTGTGCCATCATGGGCCATTACATAGCAGTCTGTACTTCTTTAAGAGGGTGAATAAGTAATAACAACTGTTACACTTAATGGACAGCGAGTGGTATTTGATTGCATTACAGTGCACCTCCCCATATCCTTAACAAGCCAAAAGAAATTTACATAACACTTTCAGTGACCATGTTATCAATGGTAATTTCCTGTAACTTGACCTGGAAGATTGATTGTAGCTGTAGCATGTGTCTGAACAGATCTAtgacaattcatcagttgaagaaATCTATCATACAGTATGTAATGAATATTCCAGAAATGAAGTCAGAGCTACTATTTGCAGAAATGAAGAGAGGCTGCTACTTATACAAGAAGAAAATGGTGAACACACAGAGCATTTACGATAAAGTTATGGCGTTGGATGCTGCAGTAAAAAGTCTCATTTCCTGTTCAATAACTTAATGAGAAAGTGTCAGTACGACTAAGAttgtatagaaaataacaaagatACGAGCAATTAAAATTACTTCTTACTCTTGGAAAAACATAGAGTGCATGTATTGTAATACGTAACTTCCTTACATTTAGAATCTAAATGGATAGCAAAAACAGAAGCCTCTTAATGTTTGCAGTGGACGAAACTCACTTGGATCACGTCATTTGCTGATAACCAAATCTTCAGAAGACTGTTAAAGTTCGATGTAGCAATATTGGTTGAAAACAATATAATTACTAGGGTTACTCAGTCAATATCTCACCATTGCACAACACTACTGTCCTACTCAATGAAATCTCACTCACCACTGCACAAACTACTGTCCTACTCaatgaaatctcactcacgacCGCACAAACTACTGTTCTACTCAATGAAATCTCACTCATGACAGCACAAACTACTGTTCTACTCaatgaaatctcactcacgacAGCACAAACTACTGTTCTACTCAATGAAATCTCACTCATGACAGCACAAAGTACTGTCCTACTCaatgaaatctcactcacgacAGCACAAACTACTGTTCTACTCAATGAAATCTCACTCATGACAGCACAAACTACTGTTCTATTCAATGAAATCTCACTCATGACAGCACAAACTACTGTTCTATTCaatgaaatctcactcacgactGCACAAACTACTGTTCTACTCAATGAAATCTCACTCATGACAGCACAAACTACTGTCCTACTCaatgaaatctcactcacgacCGCACAAACTACTGTTCTATTCaatgaaatctcactcacgacAGCACAAACTACTGTTCTACTCAATGAAATCTCACTCATGACAGCACAAAGTACTGTCCTACTCaatgaaatctcactcacgacAGCACAAACTACTGTTCTACTCAATGAAATCTCACTCATGACAGCACAAACTACTGTTCTATTCAATGAAATCTCACCCACGACAGCACAAACTACTGTTCTACTCaatgaaatctcactcacgacAGCACAAACTACTGTCCTACTCAAATCTCACTCACGACAGCACAAACTACTGTTCTATTCaatgaaatctcactcacgacCGCACAAACTACTGTTCTACTCaatgaaatctcactcacgacAGCACAAACTACTGTTCTACTCaatgaaatctcactcacgacAGCACAAACTACTGTCCTACTCAAATCTCACTCATGACAGCACAAACTACTGTTCTATTCaatgaaatctcactcacgacCGCACAAACTACTGTTCTACTCAATGAAATCTCACTCATGACAGCACAAACTACTGTTCTATTCaatgaaatctcactcacgacAGCACAAACTACTGTTCTACTCAATGAAATCTCACTGATGACAGCACAAACTACTGTTCTATTCAATGAAATCTCACCCACGACAGCACAAACTACTGTTCTACTCAATGAAATCTCACTCATGACAGCACAAACTACTGTTCTACTCAATGAAGTCTCACTCACGACTGACTGCAGTTGGGAAGACCaccatccaccgctgtggagtaacagttagcaggcctgaccgtgaaacgaacggccccaggttcaaatcctgattgggacacgttacctggttaaggttttcttctggagttttccctcaacccattaagagcaaatgctgggtagcttttggcaatggaccctgggctcatttcTCAAGCATTATCACTATCTCATTCaggtgctagataaccatagcagttgaaaaagcgtggtaaaataaccaattaaaaaaaaaaaaaaaggaacaccaTACTTTCATGGAGGGGAATGCCAGCAATTGCATTGTGCTTGGGCTGCCGACCAGCCAAGGAGTTTTAAGCCACCCAGTCTGTAAAATAAGCTGGTGAGTCTTAAAGGAATAAAGTGACATggaatttttaaattcctttcacTGTGTGGCTATGTGTCTTCCATTTTTACAATACCGGTACTACACTTGTATGAGATGGACTCGTCTatgctttcatttgtttttgaGAATACTCCCCTTGTATGATATGGACACTTCATGCAGTTTGCTTTAAGTGTAACATGGTGGTCCGCAATCACTGCACGACATCACTGTTTCCTGTTACACATAACTTGTGACTTTTCCCATTTGTACCTCCAATAAAGACAAACTCACGCACTAGGaactaaaaaatgtaaatatggaGCGCCCTCACCTACAGTTATTTTTTGTATCCACTGAGATGTTTTTCTAAGATATTGCATTTATATCACCAGAACTGCTCGCAGATTGTTTTTCGACAGATTACACAGTCACTGTATTTATCCACAAAAATGTAGTAAAGCAGTCTTACAATGCATTATCGCGCTTTTAATATAATATCTTTGAATAACTATTATTCAATAAGCTGTGCTTGAAAGGGattataaagaaagaataatgctgaaactgattaggaagagaaaaaggaattggctggataactgcctactgaaggatgcactgaaaggaatggtgaatgggagaaaagtttggagcaaaagataccagatgataaacaacattaagatatatggatcgtatgctaAGAGGAGGgtagaaaagagggaagattggagaatgctgggtttgcagtgaaagacttgcccttgagcggaaaacaatgaatgaatggtttCAATAATCTTGTCGATGTgtatatgatttatttttcatcagtTTACATCCCTGAGAAAGACGTTTCCACTCATGgttataaatattaatagaaaattgaatttaaaaaaatgaaagagctttCGGGGTAGTGCTAAATGAAAAGTATTACCGTATATATCTCAATTAATTGTCTAGTTTCTTTCAATAGCAATGGGAGAATGTGACGCAGGTCATTACCTCAGAGCACACACATTTGGAAACTATTCACAAACTCTATAAATTGCCCTCATTGAGTCACGCAACTTGTCAGTGTAGTTTAGAAGTGTGGTCATCATCGTGTTCTTTTATTGAGAAATTCTGGATCTGAGGATTGTGACAAGGTAGGACATATTACCGAAAGGAATTGTGGCTCACTTTCTCAAACACTGATCAAGTTTTCAGGCTCGTTAAGTTATTTCTTCCTTCAATGGGCTGGtatcacctaacctaacctgtgtCCACTCCACATAAGTGCAGCTCACCTGATCACTGTCCTAACCACTGCTGTAGTTACGTCATATCTTCTGCATGTTCTGTGTGAAATCTTCTTTGAAGTTTAGCTTTTTTTCATGTACTGGTAGGTGGTATGTAAATGGATAATATTGTGATCACTAATCAGtcttaatatttaattacaaatatttcCGTTGTGCCGAAGTAACTTACCCCGAAGCTGTGTGATCTGTCGCAGCCCTCCACTCTCTGGACGCCCTGAACCTCATGGTCCACGCTTTCAACTCCGTGTTGATGGTGACAGATCTCTTCCTAGTCGCTCACCCCTTCAGGCTCCTGCACTGCTATTGGCCATTCCTGGTGACTGTCTGCTACGTCgtgttcagttttatttattatgaatCGGGCGGCACCGACCGCCACGACCGGCCGTTTGTGTATCCGCTGCTGGACTGGCGCCTGCCGAAGCGCACGGCGGCCTCCTCGGTGTTCGGGCTGGTGTTCGTGCTCACGGTGCACTGCGCGGCCTGGGTTCTGTTCCTGCTGCGCAAGTGGATCACGCTCACTGTGAGGAAGAAGCCGTACACAGACAAGGGCGGCCTCGCGGCGCCCGAACTGCAGCCAGCTCTGGGAGTGGACGACACCGTCTGCTGATGGCAGCGATTATCCCCGTGCTTCGTAGTCAGAGATCTCATTTCCTTGACTGGACCCAAGTCTTTCAGATTCATACCTAGTCAACGATAGAAGTCAAGGGTATGCCACACGTGGCATAGCAAAGAATCTTAAGACATTCGAACAATTAAAAAGCAAAAGTATGCTGTATTTAAACTTCCTACTTCCAGTTTCAGATCGTTCTACCTGCTGGTATCTAAAATAGAAGTGTGGCAACTCTTAGCAATACTTCGGTGTTGAAATTCACGGCCTCACAGCAAATAATTTACAGCTTGCATCTCCTTCAGCATATCACACAGTCAGTGAAGGCGTTTCGTACTTTGTCCATCAGAGGCTTTTGCAATCTCTCGAAACATTGTCCAGCATGCAGCCTCAATCTGAATATTGACTTGCAAAACATGGATCAGTTGGCCGCTAACAGATACACAGCATAGATCTGCGCTCTTGGCAGAATTTCAACTGATGATACTTGGGTTCACTGGCGAGCATGGCAGACAAGTTTCGAGGCCAAACATCTACTATGTGACGCTGCAAGAAGTATATTTCGGAATTTTCATACAAGTACACGCTTCCAGCATTTCTGTACTCTTCGACTTccagtctgtctgtgtacagagaTTTATTACAT
This sequence is a window from Periplaneta americana isolate PAMFEO1 chromosome 2, P.americana_PAMFEO1_priV1, whole genome shotgun sequence. Protein-coding genes within it:
- the LOC138695134 gene encoding protein rolling stone-like isoform X5, with product MDRLEFSDVLWSPDWQSRVRVHLVYLTYRWFLALLFVATMIFSICDTGRSPKSTGLRYISKWPIYLTNWGYTVCTLQAVLGAYLLTQRLIMERKPGFTANASQMSLSYKVYWALNTTGVVMAIGISVAYWLTVYDPALHSLDALNLMVHAFNSVLMVTDLFLVAHPFRLLHCYWPFLVTVCYVVFSFIYYESGGTDRHDRPFVYPLLDWRLPKRTAASSVFGLVFVLTVHCAAWVLFLLRKWITLTVRKKPYTDKGGLAAPELQPALGVDDTVC
- the LOC138695134 gene encoding protein rolling stone-like isoform X2, with the translated sequence MDRLEFSDVLWSPDDARPMKSSTRAMLTALWKREFHLKAARLDHGEPEHFVRCQWQSRVRVHLVYLTYRWFLALLFVATMIFSICDTGRSPKSTGLRYISKWPIYLTNWGYTVCTLQAVLGAYLLTQRLIMERKPGFTANASQMSLSYKVYWALNTTGVVMAIGISVAYWLTVYDPALHSLDALNLMVHAFNSVLMVTDLFLVAHPFRLLHCYWPFLVTVCYVVFSFIYYESGGTDRHDRPFVYPLLDWRLPKRTAASSVFGLVFVLTVHCAAWVLFLLRKWITLTVRKKPYTDKGGLAAPELQPALGVDDTVC
- the LOC138695134 gene encoding protein rolling stone-like isoform X3, with amino-acid sequence MKSSTRAMLTALWKREFHLKAARLDHGEPEHFVRCQWQSRVRVHLVYLTYRWFLALLFVATMIFSICDTGRSPKSTGLRYISKWPIYLTNWGYTVCTLQAVLGAYLLTQRLIMERKPGFTANASQMSLSYKVYWALNTTGVVMAIGISVAYWLTVYDPALHSLDALNLMVHAFNSVLMVTDLFLVAHPFRLLHCYWPFLVTVCYVVFSFIYYESGGTDRHDRPFVYPLLDWRLPKRTAASSVFGLVFVLTVHCAAWVLFLLRKWITLTVRKKPYTDKGGLAAPELQPALGVDDTVC
- the LOC138695134 gene encoding protein rolling stone-like isoform X1, with amino-acid sequence MRRSPPDPSEGRGPVSRSTTAPEDTRSPDARPMKSSTRAMLTALWKREFHLKAARLDHGEPEHFVRCQWQSRVRVHLVYLTYRWFLALLFVATMIFSICDTGRSPKSTGLRYISKWPIYLTNWGYTVCTLQAVLGAYLLTQRLIMERKPGFTANASQMSLSYKVYWALNTTGVVMAIGISVAYWLTVYDPALHSLDALNLMVHAFNSVLMVTDLFLVAHPFRLLHCYWPFLVTVCYVVFSFIYYESGGTDRHDRPFVYPLLDWRLPKRTAASSVFGLVFVLTVHCAAWVLFLLRKWITLTVRKKPYTDKGGLAAPELQPALGVDDTVC
- the LOC138695134 gene encoding protein rolling stone-like isoform X4, which produces MRRSPPDPSEGRGPVSRSTTAPEDTRSPWQSRVRVHLVYLTYRWFLALLFVATMIFSICDTGRSPKSTGLRYISKWPIYLTNWGYTVCTLQAVLGAYLLTQRLIMERKPGFTANASQMSLSYKVYWALNTTGVVMAIGISVAYWLTVYDPALHSLDALNLMVHAFNSVLMVTDLFLVAHPFRLLHCYWPFLVTVCYVVFSFIYYESGGTDRHDRPFVYPLLDWRLPKRTAASSVFGLVFVLTVHCAAWVLFLLRKWITLTVRKKPYTDKGGLAAPELQPALGVDDTVC